Proteins encoded within one genomic window of Mycolicibacterium monacense:
- a CDS encoding Gfo/Idh/MocA family protein, whose product MGHCRVAFVGAGGVAVRHARHLAELPDVTIASVTDPAGPAADAFARATGAAVVPDLSALLADPPDAVYVCVPPHAHGPIEESLVEAGVALFVEKPLGTDPGTARHIAGLIGERGVTSAVGHHWRYSAAVGLVRDMLGDSVVRLAVASWLDRVPPVAWWCRRDLSGGQIVEQAVHVLDMLRYLVGEVAEVSAYANAAPPSAPDADIDGATAATLRFASGAVGTVAAACCLTWKHLAGIDIHADGLSVAVREDAITARTADGPLQRELDPDDAKRSADRAFIDAVMDRGAGRDGILVDYADALRTHELACAIAESAHLAWPVAVHV is encoded by the coding sequence GAACTGCCCGACGTGACCATCGCCTCGGTCACCGATCCCGCGGGCCCTGCCGCCGACGCGTTCGCGCGGGCCACCGGCGCGGCGGTGGTCCCCGACCTTTCCGCACTCCTGGCCGACCCGCCGGATGCCGTCTACGTCTGCGTTCCGCCGCATGCGCACGGTCCGATCGAGGAGTCGCTCGTCGAGGCGGGCGTCGCGTTGTTCGTCGAGAAACCGTTGGGTACCGACCCGGGCACCGCCCGACATATCGCCGGTCTGATCGGCGAGCGTGGTGTCACCAGCGCCGTCGGCCACCACTGGCGGTATTCGGCGGCCGTCGGGTTGGTACGGGACATGTTGGGCGACAGCGTCGTTCGGCTCGCCGTCGCATCGTGGCTGGACCGGGTGCCGCCGGTGGCGTGGTGGTGCCGACGGGACCTTTCGGGCGGGCAGATCGTCGAGCAGGCGGTGCACGTGCTCGACATGTTGCGGTACCTCGTCGGCGAGGTCGCCGAGGTCAGCGCCTACGCCAACGCCGCCCCGCCGAGCGCGCCCGACGCCGACATCGACGGGGCGACCGCGGCGACCCTGCGCTTCGCCTCGGGTGCGGTCGGTACGGTTGCCGCCGCCTGCTGCCTGACCTGGAAGCACCTCGCCGGTATCGACATCCACGCGGACGGGCTGAGTGTCGCGGTCCGCGAAGACGCGATCACGGCACGGACGGCCGACGGACCGCTGCAGCGCGAGTTGGACCCCGACGACGCCAAGAGATCCGCAGACCGCGCGTTCATCGACGCCGTGATGGACCGCGGGGCCGGCCGCGACGGAATCCTCGTCGACTACGCCGACGCCCTGCGTACCCACGAACTGGCCTGTGCGATAGCGGAATCCGCACACCTGGCATGGCCGGTGGCGGTCCATGTCTGA
- a CDS encoding zinc-dependent alcohol dehydrogenase, translated as MSDAGYTVVVERPGVVTCRAQPSQGALPEGQFDVATVFSGLSAGTDLSWVKGTNPALHQNWDADLGLFLAGEPNAGYPVERFGYMQVGRVTASRVPSVAPGRLVAMTYGHRSCYRADALRDRFVVLPAGFDAVLGIYVAHMGPICANGLLHAAADVVGADVRTLGDGVRGRRVAVVGAGVVGLLTALLAAHHGAADVLVLDETAARRDIAERLDLATLDPGGGDPAVAVKQQWGRSGERGADVVFQCRGRGSALALALRLLRPQGTVIDLAFYQDGCGDVRLGEEFHHNGLSVRCAQIGRVPRGTAHLWDRDRLSAETVDFLQARGRDIKAHLITDYAPLVEAPSTLGRLATNRHEGLQIVFFC; from the coding sequence ATGTCTGACGCCGGTTACACCGTGGTCGTCGAGCGGCCCGGTGTGGTGACGTGCAGGGCGCAACCGTCGCAGGGCGCCCTGCCCGAGGGGCAGTTCGACGTCGCCACCGTGTTCAGCGGACTGTCCGCCGGGACGGACCTCAGCTGGGTCAAGGGCACGAACCCGGCGCTGCACCAGAACTGGGATGCCGACCTCGGGTTGTTCCTGGCCGGCGAACCGAACGCCGGTTACCCCGTGGAGCGGTTCGGCTACATGCAGGTCGGCCGGGTGACGGCGAGCCGCGTGCCCTCGGTTGCCCCCGGGCGGCTGGTGGCGATGACCTACGGCCACCGAAGCTGCTACCGCGCGGATGCGCTGCGCGACCGGTTCGTCGTACTGCCCGCCGGGTTCGACGCGGTGCTGGGGATCTACGTCGCCCACATGGGGCCGATCTGCGCCAACGGACTGCTGCACGCCGCCGCCGACGTGGTGGGCGCCGATGTCCGGACCCTGGGAGACGGCGTACGCGGCAGGCGGGTGGCGGTCGTCGGCGCGGGGGTGGTGGGGCTGCTGACCGCGCTACTGGCCGCCCACCACGGCGCGGCGGACGTGCTCGTGCTCGACGAGACCGCGGCGCGGCGCGACATCGCCGAACGGCTCGACCTGGCGACGCTGGATCCGGGCGGCGGCGACCCGGCGGTCGCGGTCAAGCAGCAGTGGGGCCGATCCGGTGAGCGCGGCGCCGACGTGGTCTTCCAGTGCCGCGGGCGGGGCAGCGCGCTGGCCCTGGCCCTGCGGCTGCTGCGACCCCAGGGCACCGTCATCGACCTGGCCTTCTATCAGGACGGGTGCGGTGACGTCCGGCTCGGCGAGGAATTCCACCACAACGGGCTGTCGGTGCGCTGCGCGCAGATCGGCCGGGTGCCGCGGGGTACGGCCCACCTGTGGGACCGCGACCGGCTGAGCGCGGAGACGGTCGACTTCCTACAGGCCCGCGGACGCGACATCAAGGCGCATCTGATCACCGACTACGCACCGCTGGTCGAGGCGCCGAGCACCCTGGGCCGCCTGGCGACCAACCGGCACGAGGGTCTGCAAATCGTTTTCTTTTGCTAA